The following proteins come from a genomic window of Candidatus Thiodiazotropha sp. CDECU1:
- the mreD gene encoding rod shape-determining protein MreD encodes MISQTQSRRYVITSTLLVGFILTIMPLPEWASTYRPQWVALILIYWCMAMPERIGVGISWTTGLLLDVLTGTLLGQHALGFSVITYIMLKLHLRVRVMPLRQQVFTIFVLLLLERLLALWSTGAAGYPTPSLLYWITPLVSTLLWPWVFIILRDVRRRFHLS; translated from the coding sequence GTGATCAGTCAAACCCAATCCCGTCGCTATGTCATCACTTCAACCCTGCTGGTCGGTTTCATCCTTACCATCATGCCACTGCCTGAGTGGGCCTCCACCTATCGGCCACAGTGGGTCGCTCTGATCCTGATCTACTGGTGTATGGCCATGCCTGAACGCATCGGTGTGGGTATCAGCTGGACTACGGGTCTGTTACTGGATGTACTCACCGGTACCCTGCTTGGCCAACATGCCCTGGGATTCTCGGTAATCACCTATATTATGTTGAAGCTGCATCTTCGGGTCCGCGTCATGCCATTGCGACAGCAGGTCTTCACGATTTTTGTACTACTGCTGCTCGAACGTCTGTTGGCTTTGTGGTCAACTGGAGCAGCAGGCTATCCAACGCCATCGCTCCTGTATTGGATAACTCCGCTGGTAAGTACCCTGCTCTGGCCTTGGGTTTTTATTATTCTTCGGGATGTTCGACGCCGTTTTCACCTCAGCTAG
- the mreC gene encoding rod shape-determining protein MreC, protein MAVLLSISIMVLDHRYNHLESLRSGLSVLLFPVQYLASLPLLLSESASDAITNRNKLESERNKLHAENLLLRARQQKFEALEAENMRLRGLLDSSFKVGDRVLIAELISVEQDPFRQQVLINKGSTSGLFVGQPVVDASAVVGQVTHISPFNASVLLITDAAHALPVQVNRNGLRTIALGTGLINRLELPHLPNNADIKVGDLLTTSGMGGSFPPGYPVAEVIDVKREPGQPFASVIAQTTAHLDRIREVLLVWTLDPGMGTLADHTEETGETGETEETSETSEPTGEGAE, encoded by the coding sequence GTGGCAGTACTGCTGTCCATCTCAATCATGGTCCTGGACCATCGTTACAACCATCTGGAATCACTGCGTTCCGGGCTCTCGGTGCTGCTCTTCCCGGTACAATATCTCGCCTCGCTGCCCCTGCTCCTGAGTGAGTCAGCCAGCGATGCCATCACCAATCGCAACAAATTGGAGTCGGAACGGAACAAATTGCATGCAGAGAATCTTCTGCTGCGTGCAAGGCAGCAGAAATTCGAAGCGCTGGAAGCGGAAAACATGCGCCTTAGAGGTCTTTTAGACTCTTCATTCAAGGTTGGTGACCGGGTCTTGATCGCGGAACTGATATCCGTGGAACAGGACCCTTTTAGGCAACAGGTCCTAATCAACAAAGGGAGTACTTCAGGGCTTTTCGTCGGCCAACCCGTGGTCGATGCGAGTGCCGTGGTCGGCCAGGTCACCCATATCAGCCCCTTCAATGCCAGCGTTCTGCTGATTACCGATGCCGCCCATGCACTGCCGGTGCAGGTCAATCGCAACGGTCTTCGTACCATCGCCCTGGGCACCGGTCTGATCAACCGCCTGGAACTGCCTCATCTGCCCAATAATGCCGATATCAAGGTTGGCGATCTGTTAACCACCTCGGGCATGGGGGGCAGCTTTCCTCCCGGCTATCCTGTGGCCGAGGTTATTGATGTGAAACGGGAGCCCGGGCAGCCCTTTGCCTCCGTTATCGCTCAAACCACAGCCCATCTGGACCGCATTCGTGAGGTCCTGCTGGTATGGACCCTGGACCCCGGCATGGGTACTCTGGCCGATCACACCGAGGAGACCGGGGAGACCGGGGAGACCGAAGAGACATCTGAGACATCTGAGCCGACCGGGGAGGGAGCCGAGTGA